The following are from one region of the Rosistilla carotiformis genome:
- a CDS encoding sigma-54-dependent transcriptional regulator yields MTQEPFDILFVEDDPEFSSGYVRWFEKHGHSVEHATTGQEAVSRCDQREFDIIVLDWNLPGLSGLELVQRMCDDNPDTEIIVLTGEGTIEKAVESMRRGVFDFLSKPFSMSGLERRCKAALERRRLKMENARLREVIDRVRTPNHQMIGDSKPMIALSRLIDRVAPTDKAVLIQGESGTGKELVAQAIHAGSPRANRPLVTINCAALPEQLVESELFGHEKGAFTGATAAKPGLFEIADQSTLFIDEIGELPLSLQPKLLRVLEDGSLRRVGSHKERRVKVRIVAATNRDLQQEVVAHRFREDLFYRINVMSLDLPPLRKRTGDIGLLVDHFLGNDWEIEADARAALLNYRWPGNIRQLINTIDRAQILADDGVITIEDLPVEMTERKKEIVSETTSAEDRSIYAVMRAHLLDVLKREQGNKTQAAQILGVDRRKLYRMLLQYDIGE; encoded by the coding sequence ATGACACAAGAGCCCTTTGACATCCTGTTCGTCGAGGACGATCCCGAATTCAGTTCGGGCTACGTTCGCTGGTTTGAGAAACACGGACACAGCGTCGAACACGCGACCACCGGGCAGGAAGCTGTCAGTCGATGCGATCAGCGTGAATTCGACATCATCGTGCTCGACTGGAACCTTCCGGGATTGAGCGGGTTGGAACTTGTGCAGCGGATGTGCGATGACAATCCGGACACCGAAATCATTGTCCTGACTGGCGAGGGGACGATTGAAAAGGCTGTCGAATCGATGCGCCGCGGCGTCTTCGATTTTCTCTCCAAACCGTTTTCGATGAGTGGTCTGGAGCGGCGTTGCAAAGCGGCGCTCGAACGAAGGCGATTGAAAATGGAAAACGCCCGGCTGCGCGAAGTCATCGACCGCGTTCGCACCCCCAATCACCAAATGATTGGCGACTCGAAACCGATGATAGCGCTCTCTCGTCTGATCGATCGAGTGGCCCCCACCGACAAGGCGGTCTTGATCCAGGGCGAAAGCGGGACGGGAAAAGAACTCGTCGCGCAAGCCATACATGCCGGCAGTCCCCGCGCCAACCGCCCGCTTGTCACGATTAATTGTGCCGCCCTGCCCGAACAGTTGGTCGAGAGCGAACTGTTTGGCCACGAGAAGGGGGCGTTCACGGGAGCGACGGCTGCAAAGCCCGGACTGTTTGAAATCGCTGACCAGAGCACGCTCTTTATCGATGAGATCGGAGAGTTACCGCTTTCCTTGCAGCCCAAGTTGTTGCGGGTGCTCGAGGATGGTTCGCTGCGACGCGTCGGATCGCACAAGGAAAGGCGTGTCAAAGTTCGCATCGTGGCTGCGACCAACCGCGACTTGCAGCAAGAAGTTGTGGCGCATCGATTCCGTGAGGATCTGTTCTACCGCATCAATGTCATGTCGCTGGATTTACCGCCGCTGCGGAAGCGGACCGGTGACATCGGATTGCTTGTCGATCATTTTCTTGGCAACGATTGGGAAATCGAAGCGGATGCTCGAGCGGCGTTGCTGAACTATCGATGGCCCGGCAATATTCGGCAACTTATCAATACGATCGACCGGGCTCAGATTCTTGCCGATGACGGCGTGATCACGATCGAAGACCTTCCTGTCGAAATGACGGAACGGAAAAAGGAGATCGTATCCGAAACCACCTCCGCCGAGGACCGTTCGATTTACGCCGTGATGCGGGCCCACCTACTCGACGTCCTAAAACGCGAGCAGGGTAATAAGACCCAAGCGGCTCAGATCCTCGGCGTCGATCGCCGCAAGCTGTATCGGATGTTGCTGCAATACGACATTGGGGAATGA
- a CDS encoding DUF3124 domain-containing protein yields the protein MSLPPRVEQKAGTSLHVKLLSFLFVIVPIILLVLFLEFRFRSIEQNIPYQEPSLRDEARMEIESMPWRPVQGQRLYVPVYSHVYHQKGEPYFLTATLNIRNTDTEHEIVVTSVRYFNTAGKEVRSMLQKPLRIGPLAATEFVIQRDDKVGGSGASFIVEWQAGTEVNQPLVETVMIDTRGQQGISFIARAIVLSEGLPAP from the coding sequence GTGTCACTGCCACCGCGCGTAGAACAGAAAGCCGGGACTTCACTGCATGTCAAGCTATTGAGTTTCCTATTCGTCATCGTGCCAATCATTTTGTTGGTGCTGTTTCTTGAGTTTCGTTTTCGTTCGATCGAACAGAACATTCCTTATCAAGAACCCAGCCTTCGCGATGAAGCGAGGATGGAAATCGAGTCGATGCCGTGGCGGCCGGTCCAGGGGCAACGACTCTATGTCCCTGTCTATTCGCACGTTTATCATCAGAAGGGCGAGCCCTATTTCCTGACCGCTACGCTGAACATCCGCAACACCGACACCGAGCACGAGATCGTCGTGACGTCGGTGCGGTACTTCAATACCGCAGGCAAAGAGGTCCGTTCGATGCTGCAAAAACCGCTACGGATCGGACCGCTGGCAGCGACGGAATTTGTGATCCAACGGGATGACAAAGTGGGCGGTAGTGGCGCAAGTTTTATCGTTGAATGGCAAGCGGGAACCGAAGTCAATCAGCCGCTGGTGGAGACCGTCATGATCGATACGCGAGGGCAACAAGGGATCTCGTTTATCGCACGTGCGATCGTGCTCAGCGAGGGACTCCCAGCGCCGTGA
- a CDS encoding sulfatase family protein — protein MFAIAVIVVAFQSLMLDAAEDASATKPNIVVILVDDMGYGDPGCFNAESQIPTPHIDSLAHDGMRFTDAHAPGPLCHMSRYGLMTGRYPFRTNVNLWPTQPLIEPEQMTIASLAQSQGYHTAMVGKWHLGFKESGYDQPLPGGPVDCGFDSFFGIRASTDIPPYFYIRDDQAVQPPSNQIEANNSEGWSPIQGEFWRAGGIAPDLQLKDVLPRFTDEATSIIERHAENQDAARPLMLYIAYPAPHTPWLPSRAFAGKSGAGMYGDFLMMVDAQIGRVLESLRTAAMEDDTLVLFSSDNGPVWYDADTKGFDHDSTGGLRGMKGDAWEAGHRMPFIARWPKHVAAGSQCDQLICFTDLLATMVDLLDVPLPQQAAPDSFSFLPALTGKDDGETKLRDEFVMRAGGMPSMMTIRQGRWKLITGLGSGGFSKPKRLAPSGDGVTGQLYDMQADPQETNNLFAQHPEVVAALSKRIEAIVRAPHRTAY, from the coding sequence ATGTTCGCAATCGCTGTCATCGTCGTGGCGTTCCAGTCGCTGATGCTCGACGCGGCCGAAGACGCTTCTGCGACAAAGCCCAACATTGTCGTGATCCTTGTCGACGACATGGGCTACGGCGATCCTGGCTGCTTTAATGCGGAGTCCCAAATTCCGACTCCCCATATCGATTCACTGGCTCACGACGGGATGCGATTCACCGACGCGCACGCCCCTGGGCCGCTGTGCCACATGTCTCGATACGGCCTGATGACGGGGCGTTATCCGTTTCGCACCAACGTCAACCTCTGGCCGACTCAACCGTTGATCGAACCGGAACAGATGACGATCGCTTCGCTGGCTCAATCGCAGGGCTACCACACGGCGATGGTTGGCAAGTGGCATCTCGGATTCAAGGAGAGCGGGTACGATCAGCCGTTGCCTGGCGGTCCGGTCGACTGCGGCTTCGACAGCTTCTTCGGTATCCGTGCCTCGACCGATATCCCTCCCTATTTCTACATTCGCGATGACCAAGCGGTTCAGCCGCCAAGCAATCAGATCGAAGCAAACAACAGCGAAGGCTGGTCGCCGATTCAGGGCGAGTTTTGGCGAGCTGGCGGCATCGCACCCGATCTGCAACTGAAAGATGTGTTGCCACGGTTTACCGACGAAGCGACATCGATCATCGAGCGTCACGCTGAGAACCAGGACGCCGCGCGCCCCTTGATGCTTTACATTGCCTATCCCGCGCCACACACGCCTTGGCTCCCCTCCAGAGCCTTTGCAGGCAAGAGCGGAGCGGGGATGTATGGCGATTTCCTGATGATGGTCGATGCTCAGATCGGTCGTGTTTTGGAATCGTTACGTACCGCCGCAATGGAAGACGATACGCTGGTGCTCTTTTCGTCGGACAACGGACCGGTATGGTATGACGCCGACACCAAGGGGTTCGACCACGATTCCACAGGCGGTTTGAGGGGCATGAAGGGGGACGCATGGGAAGCTGGCCACCGGATGCCTTTTATCGCGCGATGGCCGAAGCATGTGGCTGCGGGTAGTCAATGCGATCAGTTGATTTGTTTTACCGATCTCTTGGCGACGATGGTCGATCTGTTGGACGTTCCATTGCCACAGCAGGCTGCCCCCGACAGCTTCAGCTTTCTTCCTGCGTTGACAGGCAAAGACGATGGCGAGACCAAGCTACGGGATGAGTTTGTGATGCGAGCCGGCGGCATGCCGTCGATGATGACGATCCGCCAAGGAAGGTGGAAACTGATTACCGGACTCGGCTCCGGCGGCTTTTCTAAACCCAAACGCCTCGCGCCTTCGGGTGATGGCGTGACCGGACAACTGTACGATATGCAGGCCGATCCTCAAGAAACCAACAACCTCTTCGCTCAGCATCCCGAGGTCGTTGCGGCGCTGTCGAAACGAATCGAAGCGATCGTACGCGCTCCGCATCGCACGGCGTATTAG
- a CDS encoding PAS domain S-box protein: MNHQFQQLADPLPSLVWTCRPNGEADFFNRKWHERTGQSLDEAIGWGWSDVIHPDDRERVVGDWGKIVRNPQSYEFQARYRMADGSYCWHLVRAEPMFDENNTVTHWYGISTDIDATHASLEGSEALNQAVVESAVDAIITIDQRGSILSFNPAAERLFGYRAAEAIGRNVKELMPAPYHSQHDRYVDNYVTTGKKKIIGIGREVIGKRKDGSTFPMELAVSELQLSGQRIFSGIVRDISDRKRLESELRGQSEVLECLARGDSLESVLTTLVTFAERTRPGMLGSVMLLDRESGTLQHGASLTLDESYCKTINGVAIGPRAGSCGTAAFIGQRVIVDDIQTSELWSDYRELAIGVGFRACWSEPIVSSKGDVLGTFAMYYRDPCVPNDADLTFATDCANLAALAIERVQADLAQRRMVAIVESTDAAVISTSLDNTIETWNRGAEQIYGYSAEEAVGKPISMLIPHDRWNEFEEIQGRLQRGEQVDQFETVRIAKNGRRIDSSLMISPIRSPEGMTIGYSVLARDVTQRKQTEAALQESQRQLSTLVSNLPGAAYRCRHENGWPTEFISDGCQDLCGYASADVMAGSPKWFDMIIPEDTQSVWDQVQAALVKKQPYQAVYRIRHRDGQHRWMWDHGRGVWDANGKLLALEGLITDMTELQNTREQLVQSERLATIGQMLTAIAHESRNALQRIQVGVEMLEFEIAEGSEASRDLQKIANAKDALHCLLEELRNYAAPIHLERSLRTLSGIWRSAWSQLDSAHADRDAKLIEPINRVDPLCDVDGFRMEQVFRNLFENVLAASSDPVRIHIECSIVTHDRALGVCVSVRDNGPGLTAEQQTKIFDAFFTTKSKGTGLGMAIAKRIIVAHSGTITAGNSDAVGGAEFKITLPLEGPY, from the coding sequence ATGAATCATCAATTTCAACAACTGGCCGATCCACTCCCGTCGCTCGTTTGGACCTGCCGTCCCAATGGCGAGGCTGATTTCTTCAATCGAAAGTGGCATGAGCGGACCGGACAATCTCTGGACGAAGCGATCGGTTGGGGCTGGTCCGACGTGATCCATCCCGATGACCGCGAACGCGTTGTCGGCGATTGGGGAAAGATTGTTCGCAATCCACAGAGCTACGAGTTCCAGGCGCGCTATCGAATGGCCGACGGAAGCTACTGTTGGCATCTGGTCCGCGCCGAACCGATGTTCGATGAAAACAACACCGTCACCCATTGGTACGGAATCAGCACCGACATCGATGCGACGCATGCATCATTGGAGGGTTCCGAAGCATTGAACCAGGCGGTGGTGGAGTCGGCTGTCGACGCGATCATCACGATCGACCAGCGTGGCAGCATCCTGTCGTTCAATCCCGCCGCAGAACGCCTGTTTGGATACCGGGCAGCCGAGGCGATCGGTCGCAACGTCAAAGAGTTGATGCCCGCCCCGTACCATTCGCAGCACGATCGCTATGTCGACAACTACGTAACGACCGGCAAAAAAAAGATCATCGGTATTGGCCGCGAGGTGATCGGGAAGCGAAAGGACGGATCAACATTCCCGATGGAACTGGCCGTCAGCGAGTTGCAGCTGTCAGGCCAACGTATCTTTTCGGGTATCGTCCGCGACATCTCCGACCGCAAGCGATTGGAATCGGAGCTGCGAGGCCAAAGCGAAGTCCTTGAGTGTCTGGCACGGGGCGATTCGCTCGAATCCGTTCTGACAACCCTCGTCACGTTTGCCGAACGGACACGCCCCGGAATGCTCGGTTCGGTGATGTTGCTCGATCGGGAGAGTGGGACGTTGCAACATGGCGCTTCCCTGACGCTTGACGAATCGTATTGCAAAACAATCAACGGCGTTGCGATTGGGCCCAGGGCCGGGTCGTGCGGGACGGCTGCCTTCATAGGGCAACGCGTGATTGTTGACGACATCCAGACAAGCGAGCTATGGAGCGATTACCGTGAGCTGGCAATCGGTGTCGGTTTCCGCGCATGCTGGTCCGAACCGATCGTCTCATCGAAGGGAGACGTGCTCGGCACATTCGCGATGTACTACCGCGATCCCTGTGTCCCCAACGACGCCGATCTTACATTTGCCACCGACTGTGCAAACCTGGCGGCACTGGCCATCGAACGTGTGCAAGCCGATTTAGCCCAACGGCGGATGGTTGCGATTGTCGAATCGACCGACGCTGCGGTGATCAGTACGAGTCTCGACAACACGATCGAAACATGGAACCGTGGGGCCGAGCAGATCTACGGGTATTCGGCGGAGGAGGCGGTCGGCAAGCCGATCTCGATGCTCATTCCCCACGACCGGTGGAACGAGTTTGAGGAAATTCAAGGGCGGCTGCAACGTGGGGAACAGGTCGATCAGTTCGAAACCGTCCGGATTGCAAAGAACGGCCGCCGGATCGATTCGTCGTTAATGATCTCGCCGATTCGCAGTCCCGAAGGAATGACGATCGGCTACTCGGTGCTTGCGCGCGATGTGACACAGCGCAAGCAGACCGAGGCGGCGCTACAGGAAAGCCAGCGTCAATTATCAACGTTGGTCAGCAACCTTCCCGGAGCCGCCTATCGATGTCGCCACGAAAATGGCTGGCCGACGGAATTCATTAGCGATGGCTGCCAGGATCTGTGCGGCTACGCATCGGCAGACGTTATGGCTGGCAGTCCCAAGTGGTTTGATATGATCATCCCCGAAGACACGCAATCGGTGTGGGATCAGGTGCAGGCAGCCCTTGTGAAGAAACAACCGTATCAGGCGGTCTATCGAATTCGGCATCGCGATGGGCAACATCGGTGGATGTGGGATCACGGTCGAGGCGTCTGGGATGCAAACGGCAAGCTGCTGGCGTTAGAGGGGCTGATCACCGACATGACGGAGTTGCAAAACACCCGCGAGCAACTTGTTCAATCGGAACGTTTGGCCACGATTGGGCAGATGCTAACCGCGATCGCACACGAAAGCCGCAATGCATTGCAACGCATCCAAGTCGGCGTCGAGATGCTTGAGTTCGAGATCGCCGAGGGGAGTGAAGCGAGTCGCGATCTCCAAAAGATCGCCAACGCCAAAGACGCACTGCATTGTCTGTTGGAGGAGCTACGCAATTATGCAGCACCGATTCACCTGGAACGCTCGCTGCGGACGCTCAGTGGGATCTGGAGAAGTGCGTGGAGCCAACTCGATTCGGCCCACGCCGACCGCGACGCCAAACTTATCGAACCGATCAACCGTGTCGACCCGTTGTGTGACGTCGATGGGTTTCGGATGGAGCAGGTGTTTCGGAACCTTTTCGAAAACGTCCTTGCGGCTAGCAGCGACCCGGTTCGAATTCATATCGAGTGTTCCATCGTAACGCACGATCGCGCGCTCGGAGTGTGCGTATCGGTCCGAGACAATGGTCCGGGGCTGACGGCGGAACAGCAAACGAAAATTTTCGATGCGTTTTTCACCACGAAGTCAAAGGGAACGGGATTGGGCATGGCAATTGCTAAACGAATTATCGTCGCCCACTCCGGCACGATAACCGCGGGAAACAGTGATGCCGTGGGAGGGGCCGAATTCAAGATCACGCTGCCCCTTGAAGGACCCTATTGA
- a CDS encoding universal stress protein: MKRFQNILVALDTRSSSHPALDWALSVAVPSQSRLTLVDVLPELSWVARNVVPNSEAHQQLMIDDKKQKLEELAAPIRARGQEVTTRVLRGKTSRALCDEVFHADHDLLVRVTRGIDSRSSAFYGTTGSRLLRSSPCAVALIHPNYAASSGRILAAIDPARNNPAHQKMTREVLDLTKSLADLQNKEMHVVHAWVLFTPTLLKSTFSHNDLATFRKSSEADVAKEVDEVLEPYGLSHRDPRVHLVEGRVEAGDSVAKCADAENVEMIVMGTMARSGLAGALIGNTAERVLELTNCSLLTIKPDAFISPATGAHTATPSSAG; this comes from the coding sequence ATGAAACGATTTCAGAATATTCTCGTTGCTCTCGATACGCGCAGCAGCTCGCATCCCGCCTTGGACTGGGCACTCTCGGTCGCCGTCCCCAGCCAATCGCGTTTGACCCTTGTCGATGTATTGCCCGAACTCTCGTGGGTGGCGCGGAATGTCGTCCCGAATTCGGAAGCCCACCAGCAACTGATGATCGACGACAAGAAGCAGAAGCTCGAAGAACTCGCCGCTCCGATTCGCGCCCGTGGTCAGGAGGTCACCACAAGAGTCCTGCGTGGCAAGACTTCTCGGGCTCTGTGTGACGAGGTGTTTCATGCCGACCACGACCTGCTGGTGCGTGTCACCCGCGGCATCGACAGCCGCAGTTCCGCCTTCTACGGCACGACGGGCAGTCGTCTGCTGCGAAGCAGTCCATGTGCCGTCGCCCTGATTCACCCGAACTACGCCGCGTCGTCGGGGCGGATCCTCGCCGCGATCGACCCCGCGCGGAACAACCCGGCCCACCAGAAGATGACACGTGAAGTGTTGGACCTGACGAAGTCGCTGGCTGACTTGCAGAACAAGGAAATGCATGTCGTTCACGCCTGGGTCCTGTTCACCCCCACGTTGTTGAAGTCGACGTTTTCCCATAACGACCTTGCTACGTTCCGGAAGAGCTCCGAAGCGGATGTGGCGAAGGAAGTCGATGAAGTTCTGGAACCTTATGGATTAAGCCATCGGGATCCCCGCGTTCATTTGGTCGAAGGACGCGTGGAGGCGGGCGATTCCGTCGCCAAGTGCGCCGATGCGGAGAACGTGGAAATGATTGTCATGGGAACGATGGCCCGTTCGGGTCTTGCCGGCGCCCTGATCGGGAATACAGCCGAACGCGTTCTTGAACTTACAAACTGCTCGCTGTTGACGATCAAACCCGACGCCTTCATTTCACCTGCAACGGGGGCGCACACCGCCACTCCATCCTCGGCTGGGTAA
- a CDS encoding cation-translocating P-type ATPase — MSTIQTIAAWHSLDPNDASQTLEASHRGLSQAEAEQRLAKYGPNHLPQKPPAPLWSIVLRQFRSPLIYILALAAIVSVAMGDVKDAAFIVGVLALNAIIGSYQEWKAEQSSHALKKLLQIHATVQRDGEVCEIDAENVVPGDVVWLESGNRIPADIRLLSANGLEADESLLTGESLPVTKDATWIGPESTPIADRRNMTYAGSIVTRGRGKGLVVATGSATSVGQLALDLLSDVGGNPPLVERMERFTRAIAVVMLVASAAIGTLGVVLGGYSVGEMFTFAVALAVAAIPEGLPVAMTVALAVATTRMAKHGLIVRRLTAVEGLGSCTLIATDKTGTLTCNEMTIREIHTPNGEVFQVTGEGFIPAGEVWLGDKPARQGSDETLIALARAGVLCNEADLHPHAGTWNWRGDAVDVAFLSLGHKLGCERERTLDAHPQVNQIPFESEHQFAAVFNRVDEGVSVFVKGGPERVLDMCSEASQANFDRQQLENTATQMAEQGYRVLALADGRVPEAMDEETIPAKPTNLRFLGFVGMLDPLRPGVQQAVKDCADAGVSVSMITGDHRVTALAIARQLGLAEDESQVMTGEELLGKSQEEIAEAVGRVRVFARVAPRQKLDIVEAARSAGHFVAVTGDGVNDAPALRVSNIGVAMGKSGTDVAREAGELVISDDNFATIISGVEQGRVAYDNIRKVIYLLVSTGAAELVLMTLAIATGTPYLPLLPVQILWLNLVTNGIQDVALAFEPNEGGVLKRKPRSPSERIFDQLMIERTIVAAVVIGGIGFLSFRWFLPEGATEAQAASARNALLLLLVLFENVHIGNCRSETKSAFALSPLRSPVLLVGTLTAFTIHFVAMHTSLGQSLLGAEPLPLQQWGVLLLLALTILPVMELHKWSWAKRHPTT; from the coding sequence ATGAGCACGATTCAAACGATCGCCGCGTGGCACAGTCTCGACCCCAACGATGCTTCGCAAACGCTCGAGGCATCACACCGCGGGCTGAGCCAAGCGGAAGCCGAGCAGCGATTGGCAAAATACGGCCCGAACCATCTCCCACAGAAGCCCCCTGCGCCGCTGTGGTCGATCGTGCTGCGACAGTTTCGCAGTCCACTGATCTACATTCTTGCCCTCGCGGCGATCGTTTCGGTCGCCATGGGAGACGTTAAAGATGCGGCGTTCATCGTCGGAGTGCTGGCGCTTAACGCGATCATCGGGTCCTATCAGGAATGGAAGGCGGAACAGAGCAGCCACGCTTTAAAGAAGTTGTTGCAAATCCACGCCACCGTGCAACGCGATGGCGAAGTTTGCGAGATCGACGCCGAAAACGTCGTCCCCGGCGATGTCGTTTGGCTGGAATCGGGCAACCGCATTCCCGCCGACATCCGGTTGCTCTCGGCCAATGGACTCGAGGCGGATGAATCGTTGTTGACCGGCGAGTCGTTGCCGGTGACCAAAGACGCGACTTGGATCGGCCCCGAATCGACGCCGATTGCGGATCGACGGAACATGACCTACGCCGGTTCCATCGTGACGCGCGGCCGCGGCAAGGGGTTGGTCGTCGCCACGGGCAGTGCAACCAGCGTTGGGCAGCTTGCGTTGGACCTCCTGAGTGATGTCGGCGGCAACCCGCCGCTGGTCGAGCGGATGGAGCGGTTCACGCGGGCGATTGCTGTCGTCATGTTGGTCGCATCTGCCGCGATTGGAACGTTGGGGGTCGTGTTGGGGGGCTATTCGGTCGGCGAGATGTTTACGTTTGCCGTCGCGTTGGCGGTCGCTGCGATTCCCGAAGGGTTGCCCGTTGCGATGACGGTCGCCCTCGCGGTCGCAACAACACGGATGGCCAAACACGGTTTAATCGTGCGACGCTTGACGGCCGTTGAAGGGCTGGGCAGCTGCACCCTAATCGCCACCGACAAAACGGGAACGTTGACGTGCAACGAAATGACCATTCGCGAAATCCACACGCCCAACGGCGAGGTCTTTCAGGTGACGGGCGAAGGATTCATTCCGGCGGGCGAAGTTTGGTTGGGTGACAAACCGGCCAGGCAAGGTAGCGATGAGACGCTCATCGCGCTCGCCCGCGCGGGCGTACTTTGCAATGAAGCGGACCTGCATCCCCATGCCGGCACGTGGAACTGGCGCGGCGATGCTGTCGATGTCGCGTTCCTTTCGCTGGGGCATAAACTGGGTTGCGAACGGGAGCGAACACTCGATGCGCACCCCCAGGTGAATCAGATCCCCTTCGAATCCGAACACCAATTCGCGGCGGTCTTTAACCGCGTCGACGAGGGGGTTTCGGTCTTCGTGAAAGGAGGCCCCGAACGCGTGCTGGACATGTGCAGCGAAGCGAGCCAAGCGAATTTCGATCGCCAGCAGCTGGAAAATACCGCGACGCAGATGGCCGAACAGGGCTACCGCGTGCTCGCCCTGGCCGATGGTCGCGTCCCCGAAGCGATGGACGAGGAAACGATTCCAGCCAAGCCGACCAACCTGCGTTTCTTGGGATTCGTTGGCATGCTCGACCCGCTGCGACCGGGGGTGCAACAGGCAGTGAAGGACTGCGCCGACGCGGGAGTTTCGGTTTCGATGATCACCGGAGACCATCGCGTCACGGCCTTGGCAATCGCTCGACAGCTCGGTTTGGCCGAAGACGAATCACAGGTCATGACGGGTGAGGAACTGTTGGGCAAGTCGCAGGAGGAGATCGCCGAAGCTGTCGGGCGTGTTCGCGTTTTCGCTCGTGTCGCACCGCGGCAGAAGTTGGACATTGTCGAAGCGGCGCGTAGCGCTGGCCATTTTGTCGCCGTCACCGGCGACGGCGTCAACGACGCCCCCGCACTGCGCGTCTCCAATATCGGCGTCGCGATGGGCAAAAGCGGCACCGATGTGGCACGGGAAGCGGGTGAACTGGTCATCAGCGATGACAACTTTGCCACCATCATCAGCGGTGTCGAACAGGGGCGCGTCGCCTACGACAATATTCGCAAAGTGATCTACCTGCTGGTTTCCACCGGGGCTGCCGAACTGGTGCTGATGACGTTGGCCATTGCAACCGGAACGCCCTACCTGCCATTGTTGCCCGTACAAATTTTGTGGCTGAATCTGGTGACCAACGGAATTCAAGACGTCGCGTTGGCGTTCGAACCCAACGAAGGGGGCGTGCTGAAACGCAAACCTCGGTCGCCTTCGGAACGCATCTTTGACCAATTGATGATCGAACGAACGATCGTCGCGGCGGTTGTCATCGGCGGGATCGGATTCTTATCGTTCCGATGGTTCCTGCCCGAAGGAGCAACCGAGGCGCAAGCCGCATCGGCTCGCAATGCTTTGTTGTTGCTGTTGGTTCTGTTCGAGAACGTTCATATCGGCAACTGCCGTTCGGAAACCAAATCGGCGTTCGCCTTGTCGCCGCTGAGAAGCCCGGTGCTGCTGGTGGGAACGCTCACCGCGTTCACCATTCACTTCGTCGCGATGCATACAAGTTTAGGGCAATCGCTGCTTGGTGCCGAACCACTGCCGCTGCAGCAGTGGGGCGTGTTGCTGTTGCTGGCCCTGACGATTCTGCCCGTGATGGAATTGCACAAATGGAGCTGGGCGAAACGCCATCCAACGACGTAG
- a CDS encoding response regulator, which produces MTKVLRIVVADDEPEIRDYFRRILPRFGHEVVGIAENGRDLVDLCQRNQPDLVITDLMMPAISGLEAIAVIQTTLHIPIIVVSSSDKPDDTIGTKIAEFLVKPIRSGDLRAAIERALSAV; this is translated from the coding sequence ATGACCAAAGTTCTGCGAATCGTCGTCGCCGACGACGAGCCGGAAATTCGAGACTATTTCCGGCGCATCCTGCCTCGCTTTGGGCATGAAGTCGTGGGCATCGCTGAAAATGGTCGAGATCTTGTCGATTTGTGTCAACGGAACCAACCCGATCTGGTGATCACCGACCTCATGATGCCCGCAATCTCGGGGCTCGAAGCGATCGCAGTAATCCAAACGACGCTTCACATTCCCATAATCGTGGTCTCCTCTTCCGACAAACCGGATGACACAATCGGCACAAAGATCGCCGAATTCCTTGTTAAACCGATCCGAAGCGGCGACCTTCGGGCGGCTATCGAACGCGCCCTTTCCGCCGTCTGA